A stretch of the Fusobacterium varium genome encodes the following:
- a CDS encoding L-beta-lysine 5,6-aminomutase subunit beta, whose product MSGGLYSTDKKEFDKTLDLTQLRPYGDTMNDGKVQMSFTLPVPNNEKGVEAAIQLAKKMGFIDPAVAFSEALDKEFSFYVVYGATSYNVDYTNIKVQALEIDTMDMHECEEYIAENIGRNVVMIGASTGTDAHTVGIDAIMNMKGYAGHYGLERYKGVEAYNLGSQVTNEEFIQKAIELKADALIVSQTVTQKDVHIHNLTNLVELLEAEGLRDKVILIAGGARITNELAKELGYDAGFGPGKYADDVATYIVKEMVQRGMVKK is encoded by the coding sequence ATGTCTGGAGGTTTATATTCTACTGATAAAAAAGAATTTGATAAAACACTTGATCTTACACAGTTAAGACCATATGGAGATACAATGAATGACGGTAAAGTTCAAATGAGCTTTACTCTTCCAGTACCTAATAATGAAAAAGGTGTGGAAGCTGCTATACAATTAGCTAAAAAAATGGGATTCATAGACCCAGCTGTTGCTTTTTCAGAAGCACTGGATAAAGAGTTTTCATTTTATGTAGTATATGGAGCTACATCATATAATGTTGATTATACTAATATAAAAGTACAAGCTTTGGAAATAGATACAATGGATATGCATGAATGTGAAGAATATATTGCTGAAAATATAGGAAGAAATGTAGTAATGATAGGAGCAAGTACAGGAACAGATGCTCATACAGTTGGAATTGATGCTATCATGAATATGAAAGGATATGCAGGACATTATGGACTTGAAAGATATAAAGGTGTAGAAGCCTATAATCTTGGAAGCCAAGTTACAAATGAGGAATTTATACAAAAAGCTATTGAATTAAAAGCTGATGCTTTAATAGTTTCACAAACTGTAACTCAAAAAGATGTTCATATTCATAACTTAACTAACTTGGTTGAATTGCTGGAAGCTGAAGGACTGAGAGATAAAGTTATCTTAATAGCTGGAGGAGCTAGAATTACTAATGAACTAGCAAAAGAATTAGGATATGATGCTGGATTTGGTCCAGGAAAATATGCAGATGATGTTGCAACTTATATTGTAAAAGAAATGGTTCAAAGAGGAATGGTTAAGAAATAA